A genomic stretch from Arachis stenosperma cultivar V10309 chromosome 3, arast.V10309.gnm1.PFL2, whole genome shotgun sequence includes:
- the LOC130966655 gene encoding protein FAR1-RELATED SEQUENCE 5-like, protein MTEFKNLQTAYDYYNEYDRKKGFLMRRLKVGRRTKYEVGGQNHFADIHVLKEKRARGETHTAGIGERGRWILDLSHGADARFMGLMRSHRSVKEGNLHQINSMRKASLRVPTIFRTFVNQSRGFETVGFEIKDIYNAIEKQRRAGTTNANASVFKDVLRFDATYSQNKYKYPLVIFSSVDHHMRTVVFGCAILSNESEESYLWLLRLFLEAMKEKQPKSVMRDGDLAMKSAVSTVFRRAHHRLCSWHLLRNATAKVGRPGFL, encoded by the exons ATGACAGAGTTCAAAAATTTGCAGACAGCTTATGACTACTACAACGAATACGATCGCAAAAAAGGATTCTTGATGAGGAGATTGAAGGTGGGTCGTAGAACAAAGTACGAGGTCGGAGGGCAAAATCATTTTGCAGATATTCATGTGCTCAAGGAAAAGAGAGCGAGAGGGGAAACACATACAGCGGGGATCGGGGAGAGAGGTAGATGGATCCTCGACCTATCACACGGTGCAG ATGCGAGGTTTATGGGTCTGATGCGATCACACAGATCAGTCAAGGAAGGTAATTTGCACCAAATCAATTCAATGAGGAAAGCTAGCTTGCGAGTGCCGACGATATTCCGCACTTTTGTCAATCAGTCTAGGGGATTTGAGACTGTTGGGTTCGAGATAAAGGATATCTATAACGCAATAGAGAAGCAAAGGCGGGCAGGCACAACAAATGCTAATGCCAG TGTGTTCAAGGATGTCTTGAGATTTGACGCAACGTACAGTCAAAACAAATACAAATATCCGTTGGTAATATTCTCAAGTGTGGACCATCATATGAGGACGGTGGTGTTTGGTTGCGCAATTTTGAGCAACGAGAGTGAAGAAAGCTATTTGTGGTTGTTGCGGTTATTTCTTGAGGCAATGAAAGAAAAACAGCCGAAATCCGTCATGAGAGATGGGGATCTTGCAATGAAGAGTGCAGTTAGTACAGTTTTTCGTCGTGCACATCATAGGTTGTGTAGCTGGCATTTGTTAAGGAATGCCACTGCTAAGGTTGGACGGCCTGggtttctttga